The proteins below come from a single Lujinxingia sediminis genomic window:
- a CDS encoding helix-turn-helix transcriptional regulator has product MNINTLDPEHTTNAGQDRRRLILFLAIFLLVSILAGLDLLADLSQDASPVHLAIEGLLVLGGLFGSFSMMRALHQTTQRIRQMQSNADALRTKLRARARETRALNEELSQTRAQAQQWQREARDLMRGLSLAIDQQFDRWELTEAEKEVAILLLKGLSHKEIAALRQTSDATTRQQARAVYKKGQLSGRNELAAFFLEDLLLPLDAEALDEAVTA; this is encoded by the coding sequence ATGAATATCAACACCTTAGACCCCGAACACACCACAAACGCAGGACAGGACCGGCGCCGCCTGATCCTCTTTCTGGCGATCTTTCTGCTCGTCTCGATCCTGGCCGGCCTCGATCTCCTCGCCGATCTCTCCCAGGACGCCAGCCCGGTTCACCTGGCCATTGAAGGCTTGCTTGTTCTGGGGGGCCTCTTTGGGAGTTTCAGCATGATGCGCGCGCTGCACCAGACCACTCAGCGCATCCGCCAGATGCAATCCAACGCCGACGCCCTGCGCACCAAGCTTCGCGCCCGCGCCCGGGAGACCCGCGCGCTCAACGAGGAGCTCTCCCAGACCCGCGCCCAGGCCCAGCAGTGGCAACGTGAAGCCCGCGATCTTATGCGCGGCTTAAGCCTGGCCATCGACCAGCAGTTCGACCGCTGGGAGCTTACCGAGGCCGAAAAAGAAGTCGCCATCCTCCTGCTCAAAGGCCTCTCCCACAAAGAGATCGCCGCGCTGCGCCAGACCAGCGACGCCACCACCCGCCAGCAGGCCCGCGCCGTCTACAAAAAGGGCCAGCTCTCCGGCCGAAACGAACTCGCCGCCTTCTTTCTCGAAGACCTGCTTCTACCCCTGGACGCCGAGGCGTTGGACGAGGCCGTCACAGCCTGA
- a CDS encoding YsnF/AvaK domain-containing protein has protein sequence MTMSVIALYENVDQAKNTVKELKDADIHRSNIDFVKNAHEDHQGFFKGLFSDTKSDQAEAKKSLKKLQKIGVQPEEAERFADEVREGCSLIIVHSDDRAKIERARQIMDRYARSNLSAHNGSDRSSSIEGSPVGSTGAGAATGSEVGLTDPGPTASSSKTLQAAEEELKVGKRKVETGGVRAFTRVTETPVEETINLRDETVEVQRHKVDRPVGEDDSIFEEESVAFTERHEEAVVCKETHVTEEVVINQEVEEHPETIRETLRSQEIDIEELSEGSNPGRFAQFKEDFDRHYTANYAGSGHSKEEYELGYRYGMALAEHGSHRDRSWDDIEPHARKGWETRYKGTWNDFSDAIHYGWKRIRGEEEGQRPSPGM, from the coding sequence ATGACCATGTCCGTCATCGCTTTGTACGAAAACGTCGATCAGGCCAAAAACACGGTCAAAGAGCTCAAAGACGCCGACATCCATCGCTCCAACATCGACTTCGTGAAAAACGCCCACGAGGATCATCAGGGCTTCTTTAAGGGGCTCTTTAGCGACACCAAAAGCGATCAGGCCGAAGCCAAAAAGTCGCTTAAAAAGCTGCAAAAGATCGGCGTCCAGCCCGAGGAGGCCGAGCGCTTCGCCGACGAGGTGCGCGAGGGCTGCTCGCTGATCATCGTGCACTCCGACGACCGCGCGAAAATCGAGCGGGCCCGCCAGATCATGGACCGCTACGCCCGCTCCAACCTGAGCGCTCATAACGGCTCCGATCGCTCCTCCTCCATCGAAGGGAGCCCGGTCGGTTCAACGGGCGCCGGCGCGGCCACCGGTTCCGAGGTGGGCTTAACCGACCCCGGCCCCACCGCCAGCTCCAGCAAAACGCTGCAGGCCGCCGAAGAGGAGCTCAAGGTCGGAAAACGCAAGGTGGAGACCGGCGGCGTGCGCGCCTTCACCCGCGTCACCGAGACCCCGGTCGAGGAGACTATCAACCTGCGCGACGAGACGGTCGAAGTGCAGCGCCACAAGGTCGACCGCCCTGTCGGCGAGGATGACAGCATCTTTGAAGAGGAGAGCGTGGCCTTTACTGAGCGCCATGAAGAGGCGGTCGTCTGCAAAGAAACCCACGTCACCGAAGAGGTGGTGATCAACCAGGAGGTCGAGGAGCACCCCGAGACGATCCGCGAGACCCTGCGCAGCCAGGAGATCGACATCGAGGAGCTGAGCGAGGGCAGCAATCCCGGTCGCTTCGCGCAGTTCAAGGAAGACTTCGACCGCCACTACACTGCGAACTACGCAGGATCCGGCCACAGCAAAGAGGAGTACGAGCTGGGCTACCGCTACGGCATGGCCCTGGCCGAGCACGGCTCCCACCGCGACCGCAGCTGGGACGACATCGAGCCCCACGCCCGCAAAGGCTGGGAGACGCGCTACAAGGGCACCTGGAACGACTTTAGCGACGCGATCCACTACGGCTGGAAGCGCATCCGCGGCGAGGAGGAGGGCCAGCGGCCGAGCCCCGGGATGTGA
- a CDS encoding peroxiredoxin produces the protein MSLRINDIAPDFEADSTAGKLSFHDWVGDGYAIIFSHPRDFTPVCTTEFGAVARLVPEFKKRNTKVMGVSVDSVEEHHKWIKDIEAFAGTSADFPIIDDTSLQVAKLYDMLPADAYLPDGRTAADSATVRTLFIIGPDKKIRLMLTYPMSVGRNFAEVLRALDAVQATDGKPLATPADWQPGQDVIVGLSLDDDAARERFGEIDIKLPYLRLAKAQ, from the coding sequence ATGAGCCTTCGTATCAACGACATCGCCCCCGATTTTGAAGCTGACTCCACCGCCGGAAAACTCTCGTTTCACGACTGGGTCGGCGATGGCTACGCGATCATCTTCTCGCACCCCAGAGACTTTACTCCGGTCTGCACCACGGAGTTCGGCGCGGTGGCGCGCCTGGTCCCCGAGTTCAAAAAGCGCAACACGAAAGTGATGGGCGTCTCGGTCGACAGCGTCGAGGAGCACCACAAGTGGATCAAAGATATTGAGGCCTTCGCCGGTACCTCGGCCGACTTCCCCATCATTGACGACACCTCCCTTCAGGTGGCCAAGCTCTACGACATGCTTCCGGCCGACGCCTACCTCCCCGACGGTCGCACCGCAGCTGACAGCGCGACGGTGCGCACCCTCTTTATCATCGGCCCCGACAAGAAGATTCGCCTGATGCTGACCTACCCGATGTCGGTGGGTCGCAACTTCGCCGAGGTCTTGCGTGCCCTCGACGCGGTGCAGGCCACCGATGGCAAGCCCCTGGCCACCCCGGCCGACTGGCAGCCCGGCCAGGACGTGATCGTCGGCCTGAGCCTGGACGATGACGCCGCCCGCGAGCGTTTTGGTGAGATCGACATCAAGCTCCCCTACCTGCGCCTGGCCAAGGCCCAATAA
- a CDS encoding YsnF/AvaK domain-containing protein has translation MSKNDEATRTILPVAREELRVEVREVEGPGVRIKKRVHEREEAVEVPLEATALDVKRVPVGRVVEAREGARREGETTIIPVYEEVAVVERRLVLKEELHITRRHSTRVHRQEVTLREEEAIIEHTSPPKHRESS, from the coding sequence ATGAGCAAAAACGATGAGGCGACACGCACGATCCTCCCGGTAGCGCGGGAGGAACTCAGGGTGGAGGTGCGCGAGGTGGAGGGGCCGGGCGTGCGCATCAAAAAGCGCGTTCACGAGCGTGAGGAAGCGGTCGAGGTGCCCCTGGAGGCCACCGCCCTCGACGTGAAGCGCGTGCCGGTGGGCCGGGTGGTCGAAGCGCGCGAAGGCGCGCGCCGGGAGGGGGAGACGACCATCATCCCGGTCTACGAGGAGGTCGCCGTCGTCGAGAGGCGCCTCGTGCTCAAAGAGGAGCTTCATATCACGCGCCGTCACTCGACGCGTGTCCACCGCCAGGAGGTCACCCTCCGCGAGGAAGAGGCGATCATCGAGCATACAAGCCCCCCGAAGCATCGGGAGTCATCCTGA
- a CDS encoding DUF2231 domain-containing protein: MELILLHPKVVHFPMALAILMPLLTGGLLLAWWRGWLPRRSFIIALLFQLVLGVTSFAALQTGEVDEEIAERVVAHDAIEVHEEAAEQFFWAVVVVLGLFGVTAVVRKEPVAKGAAVAALVGTVVVAAMGYRVGEAGGDLVYEHGAAEAFGGAEGARAE; the protein is encoded by the coding sequence ATGGAACTTATTCTTCTTCATCCCAAGGTTGTTCACTTTCCGATGGCGCTGGCCATCTTGATGCCCCTGCTCACCGGCGGTCTTCTGCTGGCGTGGTGGCGGGGGTGGTTGCCGCGGCGCAGCTTCATCATCGCGTTGCTCTTTCAGCTGGTGTTGGGAGTGACGAGCTTTGCGGCGCTGCAGACTGGCGAGGTCGATGAGGAGATCGCCGAGCGCGTGGTGGCCCACGATGCCATTGAGGTGCATGAAGAGGCCGCCGAACAGTTTTTCTGGGCGGTGGTAGTCGTGCTGGGGCTTTTCGGGGTCACCGCGGTGGTCCGCAAGGAGCCGGTCGCGAAGGGAGCGGCGGTGGCAGCGCTGGTCGGCACTGTGGTGGTCGCGGCGATGGGCTATCGGGTGGGCGAGGCCGGCGGCGATCTGGTCTATGAGCACGGAGCGGCCGAGGCGTTTGGCGGGGCAGAGGGAGCGCGGGCGGAGTGA
- a CDS encoding substrate-binding domain-containing protein, producing MPKPTTLSFVRTRRTAAELSQAELARRVGVSRQTLNAIETGRQVPSTTIALQLARALRCTVDELFRLPGGPLAHVRLAEPGQVSARVSVGRVEGALVGHPCRIDARSADGRVVEYDAESRRALIELFSETADIEHNLLIAGCAPLLGVVSDRIARRYRNHRATWIYADSSRALELLAGGFVHVAGMHLASEEDAQAHVRAAQTAFPGERTTLVNLARWRQGLVVAPGNPRALRPGSGLGEPELRRALRAPGSGARRVFERAGGGEVFVRESDCIAADHAEVARLVKWGIADVGVAIESVARTYDLDFIPLSEERFDLLIPESRCDDPAIARLIDLIDGPSFRNEAAYVPGYDLSLAGHASTVAAVSG from the coding sequence TTGCCCAAGCCGACCACCCTCTCTTTTGTTCGTACCCGACGCACCGCTGCCGAGCTCTCGCAGGCAGAGCTGGCCCGTCGTGTTGGCGTGTCTCGACAGACGCTCAACGCGATCGAGACGGGCCGTCAGGTCCCGTCTACAACGATCGCCCTGCAGCTTGCGCGGGCCTTACGCTGTACGGTTGACGAGTTGTTTCGTCTGCCAGGGGGCCCACTCGCGCATGTTCGACTTGCGGAGCCCGGGCAGGTCTCGGCGCGCGTCAGTGTGGGGCGTGTGGAGGGGGCGCTGGTGGGGCACCCGTGTCGGATCGACGCACGTAGCGCCGACGGACGTGTTGTTGAATATGACGCCGAATCTCGGCGCGCGTTGATCGAGCTCTTTAGCGAGACGGCGGATATTGAGCACAACCTCCTTATCGCCGGGTGCGCGCCGCTGCTGGGCGTGGTGTCGGATCGCATCGCTCGCCGATACAGAAACCATCGGGCGACGTGGATCTACGCAGATAGCAGCCGGGCCCTCGAGCTGCTCGCGGGCGGATTTGTACACGTGGCGGGTATGCACCTGGCGAGTGAAGAGGATGCCCAGGCTCATGTGCGTGCCGCGCAGACGGCGTTTCCTGGCGAGCGAACAACCCTCGTAAACCTCGCCCGATGGCGACAGGGGTTGGTTGTTGCGCCGGGGAATCCACGCGCGTTGAGGCCCGGCTCGGGGCTGGGGGAGCCCGAGCTACGTCGTGCTCTTCGAGCGCCAGGCTCGGGTGCGCGTCGCGTGTTCGAGCGTGCCGGCGGTGGCGAAGTGTTCGTCCGCGAGAGCGATTGCATCGCGGCCGACCACGCCGAGGTTGCGCGTCTGGTGAAGTGGGGCATCGCGGATGTCGGTGTGGCGATCGAGTCTGTTGCCCGGACCTATGATCTCGACTTTATCCCGCTCTCCGAGGAGCGTTTCGACCTCCTCATCCCTGAATCTCGGTGTGACGACCCGGCGATCGCCCGGCTTATCGATCTCATCGATGGACCCTCGTTCCGCAATGAGGCGGCCTACGTGCCGGGCTACGACCTCTCGCTGGCCGGGCACGCCTCAACCGTCGCGGCAGTAAGCGGGTAG